The following are encoded together in the Oncorhynchus gorbuscha isolate QuinsamMale2020 ecotype Even-year linkage group LG03, OgorEven_v1.0, whole genome shotgun sequence genome:
- the LOC124031637 gene encoding protein kish-B-like: MTNVYSLDGIVVFGILFICTCAYLKKVPRLNTWLLSEKKGVWGVFYKAAVIGTRLHHAVAITCLTMALYLVSLK, translated from the exons ATGACAAATG tgtACTCGTTGGATGGGATTGTGGTATTTGGGATTCTGTTCATCTGTACATGTGCATACCTCAAGAAGGTGCCTCGCCTCAACACCTGGCTACTCTCAGAAAAGAaaggtgtgtggggggtgttCTATAAAG CTGCAGTGATTGGGACTAGACTGCACCATGCTGTGGCGATAACCTGTCTGACGATGGCATTGTACCTGGTCTCCTTAAAG